One Prunus dulcis chromosome 7, ALMONDv2, whole genome shotgun sequence DNA segment encodes these proteins:
- the LOC117634822 gene encoding strigolactone esterase D14 — translation MVLEKSLSSAINTKIMGSSGSEETIVLAHGYGGDQSVWDKIVPYLAEHYRVVVFDWPFSGAVNNKDLFDPSKYSSYDAFANDLIALLDELNLKSTVFVGHSMSGMIGCIASINRPDLFKTLILIGASPRYINTEDYEGGLEMSDITQIISAIESNYHNWAAYFASLAVDANDPLSVDKFVKCLRRMRPEVALALAKTVFYSDQRDVLDQVSTPCTIINTSSDIVAPNSVAFYMQKKIKGKSTVEIINTNGHFPQLTAHLELLDVLGKVLGLKFDHQDPDIVGVN, via the exons atGGTGCTAGAAAAGAGCCTTTCATCAGCcataaacacaaaaattatGGGCTCATCAGGAAGTGAAGAAACCATAGTTCTAGCTCATGGGTATGGAGGAGACCAGTCTGTGTGGGACAAAATCGTCCCCTACTTGGCTGAGCATTACCGAGTTGTTGTTTTTGACTGGCCTTTCTCAGGTGCTGTTAACAACAAGGACCTCTTTGATCCTAGCAAATATTCTTCCTATGATGCTTTTGCAAATGATTTAATTGCCCTCTTGGATGAGCTCAACTTGAAATCCACTGTCTTTGTTGGCCACTCCATGTCTGGTATGATTGGATGCATTGCTTCCATTAACAGACCTGACCTCTTCAAGACCCTCATCCTCATTGGAGCTTCTCCTAG GTACATAAATACAGAAGACTATGAAGGTGGGTTGGAGATGTCAGATATTACACAAATCATCTCAGCCATAGAATCCAACTATCACAACTGGGCTGCCTACTTCGCTTCCCTTGCTGTGGACGCAAATGACCCTCTCTCTGTCGACAAGTTTGTCAAGTGCCTGCGCAGAATGAGGCCTGAAGTTGCGCTGGCCTTGGCCAAAACCGTCTTTTACAGCGACCAGAGAGACGTTCTTGACCAGGTTTCAACTCCATGCACCATCATCAACACCTCCTCTGACATTGTTGCTCCAAACTCGGTCGCCTTCTACATGCAGAAGAAAATCAAGGGAAAGTCCACTGTGGAGATTATAAACACCAATGGCCATTTCCCACAGTTGACTGCCCACCTTGAGCTTCTTGATGTGCTGGGAAAAGTCTTGGGCCTTAAATTTGATCATCAAGATCCAGATATCGTTGGGGTGAATTAA